ATGCCGTTCGTTACACTCTATGAGCTAGTAACAAACGAAGTTCCTCAACGCTATCCAGACACCAGAACTtgaggatactgcacagtgcgtcgTCTTTGCTGACAATCTGCAAGAGGGCGGTGGTTTGTCAGCTCCAGGAGTGTAAGACTCgccagtttgttttcctttttgagtTCTTGTGTAGTGTACTTAGAACGATGTCGAGTCTTGGCAAGAAAAGGGGAAGgatttgatgggatatgcatagaATTAAAGACCTTGAACCAGTTTCAGGCCTTTTGAAAAGACGAAGCTTTCGAAACGTGAATCCAGTAATAGAGTTTCACCAAACCTCGTCtacataacaagaaaacataaatacagtaTCTCAATGAGGggatttcaagaaaagagcACATGGAgatcgtcagcgtactcgagataaGTCAAGGGGCGCCCTCAGTCGGCGCGGAACGCATAGAGAAGACAGACcggatgaggagagtcgaaaccAGCTTCGAAGTCTAAAAAGGCTATCTACATTggtttcgaataccgctgccacatTTCGATCGCTCTCTTGACGATGAACACTTGGTCAATTGTAGATCGGGCTGGACGAAAGGCTTTCTCGTCACGCTTTGCCTTTTCTACATAGTCGTAGGAGTGAGATTTCTCAATAGTTGCTTGGGTCCGCAACCGATAACTTCTTATGGGGTGGTGTTATGATAGCGTGTTCCCACGAGTCGAGTATCCCTTCGTCTATCCATGTTGAAGGGATGAATTCCGCCAGTTCAGTTCAGTTTAgttccgtcgtctccaccagactTTCCATTCGTCATCTTctggatacagaccagaacttCCGGCTTTCGGTAGTTCCTCGCTGACCGGTCATTGGACgggctcgagttcaggagctggtAGGGCTTAGTGGTTCAGCAGGGTACTGAAGTGATCCATCCAAATTTATAGGGTTGCCTGCCCGATAGCGACTCCCTTGCAGTGTTGAAGattggagaacatcttttcatcttgccgctatactgtcttagtaaagcataggctcTCTTTGGATTCTTGTCCTCCCATggcttttcaaactttttcgccTTTGGTATCCATTCGTTTACGCGATCCTGTTGCAGCCGATGATGCAACTCCCTTTTTAGACTCTTCTCCTGGCTGAAATCACCAGTAATGCGGGCGaaacatacagaattgtacttGAATCTTGTCTCCGCAGGTGCAGAATCAAACTTCTTGTTCGGGCCTAGAACCGGGGACGTTTCTTTTGTCGCGTTTTGGATacactttgtgaagaagtctaCATAGCAAAGCTTCTTCCAGGTCCGTACTTCAACATTAGCAGGTACTCGTTTGTTCTACCCTTTTCGCCTTTAAATACCCGCCGTGCCAATTTTCGGATGAAGAGGAActtctcggtttctcttgtggaaccgtatcttgaaattgaaaagaattggatgttggtttaaaggcatcaccccacgaatctgaggtggtacggatttcaggtggagtattcgtatacaggatgggagactacgaagaggggggtgattccgtccatttcttcctaatcgccgtaaaaaacggcccggaagatacggcttcgttcgttttggcgcaccattttgtacaagaggttcgactggagcgcgccagtcttgcgcggcgccgcatcttccgggccgttttttacagcaattggcaagaaatggacggaatcacctccctctccgtagtctcccatcccgtatacgaatactccacctgaaatctgcaccacctcagattcgtggggtgatgcctttaagtcaaatGCGGCGctcaaacagctctagatttccgGGTATCCGACTGATGAATGTTCCTCGTTAGAACGTAGTCGAGTTGAAGTTTGagagttttcatttcttgcttGCGCCGCCCTTCTGGCATCGAAAGAGTCGGACTTTACCACGTTAGGTGATGGCGACGAATATTCCTTTCGAACGTGAAAGCGAATTTTACACCATATAGCTGTGCAGGCCATGTATGCAGGCTCGTACGTTatcaatgcgtacactcgaatgGCTGGTTGCGTTCATTAGAAGCAGGGCCAGCACGAGCAGGTAGCACTTGTGTGCACAGCCTCGTGGTTCTGTATTCAGTGTTTTTGGGTACTGTTCTCTTTCTTATCATTGTTTCTTCCAGGATTCATGCCAAGAGATTGCTGAAACATGCCAGTTAGCTGTGGAAAGGATTCATTGGGTGAATGCCAGCGGAGATAAAACTGAGAGTCCATACCAAAGCACTGGTTAGCAGAATATGCATTTCTTGCCTCTTCAAATTattgttttgaagtttttttttttactcagatCCTACAGCGACAGCTTTATCCGATAACGTGACAGAGCTTGGAGTTATTCTTATTGATCCCAACCGGCCTTTATGGGATCGTTACTGCGCTATGTTCAAGTTGCGTAATATCAATACCGATATCTCCATTAAAACTCTTGCTTTGGGTATCGTGCAACCTTCTCTGTACTTTTTATCAgattagttccttttttttacactttccATTTgggtttttatttctgttcagGTCTTTGTTGTGAAGACAGCGCCCTACTTCGGCATGAGGTGGCTTATGTTCTAGGGCAGGTGCAGTCTTCTGTGGCAATTAAGGGACTGAAAAGTCGACTTAGCCTGATCTCTGAGGTGAGAATCTTGTggtaaaaaatatatagatagttgaaataaacgaaaaatatctataaataaatatatatataatctaATATAATCTACATAAAATATCtagcaaaaataaattgatataATATCTCCACATTTGTATTGTCATATTTCGCTATCTTTGAAGACAACATTTCATTTAGAATTGTATGGTTCGTCATGAATGTGCTGAAGCTCTTGGTGCCATTGCTACTGAAGAATGTATTTCTATCTTACAGGAGTATGCTAAGGACGAGGAGGTGTGTATATTCAATTACGAGTGTAAAATTAGTTGTATTTTGAATGGTATATTCTACATATACTTTTATATCGTTTTGAAGCGTATCGTTCGCGAGAGTTGTGAAGTCGCATTAGACATGGCTGAA
This is a stretch of genomic DNA from Necator americanus strain Aroian chromosome II, whole genome shotgun sequence. It encodes these proteins:
- a CDS encoding hypothetical protein (NECATOR_CHRII.G6391.T2), encoding MERGLTAQQIDGFGAVLNDASKPLKARFRALFILRNIGCDLSIKWIAKCFGDDSALLKHELAYCLGQTQNTTAIPVLAEVLRDTSQETIVRHEAGEALGAIGDKSALSTLEKYSKDSCQEIAETCQLAVERIHWVNASGDKTESPYQSTDPTATALSDNVTELGVILIDPNRPLWDRYCAMFKLRNINTDISIKTLALGLCCEDSALLRHEVAYVLGQVQSSVAIKGLKSRLSLISENCMVRHECAEALGAIATEECISILQEYAKDEERIVRESCEVALDMAEYENSSELHRVMGCVLRPIFGRAGGRIKSRLLYMTRYASTVSSIDYS
- a CDS encoding hypothetical protein (NECATOR_CHRII.G6391.T1); the encoded protein is MERGLTAQQIDGFGAVLNDASKPLKARFRALFILRNIGCDLSIKWIAKCFGDDSALLKHELAYCLGQTQNTTAIPVLAEVLRDTSQETIVRHEAGEALGAIGDKSALSTLEKYSKDSCQEIAETCQLAVERIHWVNASGDKTESPYQSTDPTATALSDNVTELGVILIDPNRPLWDRYCAMFKLRNINTDISIKTLALGLCCEDSALLRHEVAYVLGQVQSSVAIKGLKSRLSLISENCMVRHECAEALGAIATEECISILQEYAKDEERIVRESCEVALDMAEYENSSELQYADISA